The proteins below are encoded in one region of Chitinispirillales bacterium:
- the murD gene encoding UDP-N-acetylmuramoyl-L-alanine--D-glutamate ligase: MRIITRKVKVKRKISIIGAGISGIGAAKSALFMGYKVFLSDTCPKEKLEEELKTAGIFGKIDFEAEKNGDEIYNADLIVVSPSVPKFSPIFFEAQKHNVEVVGELEFAYQYSKCRWIAITGSTGKSTTTALINAIFDRTNIPHYLCGNIGISAAEFAVKLPKDGVAICEVSSFQLETIKKFKPDAAILLNLYPNHLDRHSSLEEYYSMKMRIFENMKNGLIIINGDDENVEKYSKEVANLSQNSVVKFTQDLNLTGIDFENMKLVGNHNKLNAAAAVITAEFFGIDKKIIQNAVNGFCGLEHRMEFCGDVNGVKFYNDSKSTTGESMLAAVRGFNEKSVHLIVGGKDKGVPFGDYGGTIKEYCKNVYAIGEAAKRIGDCWGEIVIQCHTLQNAVKSVLETAKFGDVVVLSPACASFDQFKNFEDRGEQFKKIVKNAGTA, from the coding sequence ATGAGGATTATAACCAGGAAAGTTAAAGTGAAAAGGAAAATAAGCATAATAGGCGCCGGTATAAGCGGAATCGGAGCGGCAAAATCGGCTCTGTTTATGGGATATAAAGTGTTTTTATCGGATACCTGTCCAAAAGAAAAGTTGGAAGAAGAATTGAAAACAGCAGGAATTTTTGGCAAAATTGATTTTGAAGCCGAAAAAAACGGCGATGAAATTTATAATGCGGATTTAATAGTTGTTTCACCTTCAGTGCCAAAATTTTCTCCGATATTTTTCGAAGCGCAAAAACATAATGTGGAAGTTGTAGGAGAATTGGAATTCGCGTATCAATATAGCAAATGCAGATGGATCGCAATCACTGGAAGTACCGGAAAAAGCACTACAACCGCTCTGATAAATGCAATTTTCGATAGAACAAATATTCCGCATTATTTGTGCGGGAACATAGGAATTTCTGCGGCGGAATTCGCCGTAAAACTTCCGAAAGATGGCGTGGCGATTTGTGAAGTCAGCAGCTTTCAATTGGAAACTATAAAAAAATTTAAACCGGATGCGGCAATTCTTTTGAATTTATATCCCAATCACTTGGACAGGCATTCGTCGCTTGAAGAATATTATTCAATGAAAATGCGAATTTTTGAAAATATGAAAAACGGACTGATTATTATTAACGGCGACGATGAAAATGTTGAAAAATATAGCAAAGAAGTCGCGAATTTATCGCAAAACTCGGTCGTAAAATTCACACAAGATTTAAATTTGACAGGTATTGATTTTGAAAACATGAAACTTGTCGGAAATCACAATAAATTGAACGCGGCGGCGGCCGTAATTACTGCGGAATTTTTCGGAATTGACAAAAAAATTATTCAAAATGCGGTGAATGGTTTTTGCGGACTTGAGCATAGAATGGAGTTTTGCGGCGATGTTAACGGCGTAAAATTTTACAACGACAGTAAATCCACGACTGGTGAATCTATGCTTGCCGCTGTTAGAGGATTTAACGAGAAATCCGTTCATTTGATTGTCGGTGGAAAAGATAAAGGCGTTCCGTTCGGCGATTACGGAGGTACGATAAAAGAATACTGTAAAAATGTGTATGCAATCGGCGAAGCGGCAAAAAGAATCGGCGATTGTTGGGGAGAAATCGTTATTCAATGTCATACATTGCAAAATGCTGTAAAATCCGTACTGGAAACCGCAAAATTCGGCGATGTAGTTGTTTTGTCTCCGGCGTGCGCTTCGTTTGATCAATTTAAGAATTTTGAAGATAGAGGCGAACAGTTTAAAAAAATAGTGAAAAACGCGGGGACGGCATGA